From Camelina sativa cultivar DH55 chromosome 7, Cs, whole genome shotgun sequence, one genomic window encodes:
- the LOC104704779 gene encoding uncharacterized protein LOC104704779: MALIERDPGGHTPDYDEEGEDRDQFYIEQLVEEFVDEPPIRHDVYPESEDDDENGPVRARTNMRRGSGELFYKQTFFNGVAFKEAVLDYVLKTGRNLKQYRYDKAKIGYKCVGVNDEDGSKCEWKVYASILSNDRMWRINKFVDKHSCIPNGECEMLIVPHIARLFVDKIRDDPEYFMPRKIEEIIKSDWKISITRPQCQAARKTARKWIEREYDEQFHRSRDYAAEIMTSNPNSHVEFECITNDEGKDMFNRFYVCFDNIRRTWMAPCRPIIGIDGCFLKNKIKGQLLVALGRDANNGIYPIAWGVVKGLIKVVSEELPKIEHQMCVQHIFGNLKNVHGNKSRLKPLLWDLAWSYNETEYMRHLERIFAYDSRVYSDVMRTNPKSWCRAFHKVGNYCEDVDNNPTESFDSSINKAREKPFVAMLEAIRRLAMVRIAKRSALSNSHTGICTPYVVKFXNNITLIIFLFHDLASPKXLRLRYQ; this comes from the exons ATGGCGTTAATTGAGAGAGATCCTGGCGGCCATACGCCTGATTAcgacgaagaaggtgaagataGAGACCAATTTTACATCGAACAGCTTGTTGAGGAGTTTGTCGACGAACCTCCAATCCGCCACGATGTGTACCCAGAGAGTGAAGACGACGATGAAAACGGTCCAGTTAGAGCTCGTACGAATATGAGGCGTGGTAGTGGGGAGTTGTTCTATAAGCAGACGTTTTTCAATGGAGTTGCGTTCAAGGAGGCGGTTCTCGATTATGTTCTCAAAACTGGGAGAAATTTGAAACAGTACAGGTATGATAAAGCGAAAATAGGGTATAAATGCGTTGGTGTTAATGATGAGGATGGATCTAAGTGTGAGTGGAAGGTTTATGCGTCGATTCTATCAAATGATAGGATGTGGAGGATCAATAAGTTCGTTGATAAGCATAGTTGTATTCCAAATGGAGAGTGTGAGATGTTAATAGTGCCTCATATAGCtaggttgtttgttgataagaTTAGGGATGATCCAGAGTACTTCATGCCAAGGAAGATTGAAGAAATCATAAAGTCAGATTGGAAGATCAGTATCACTAGGCCTCAGTGTCAAGCTGCTAGGAAGACAGCTAGAAAGTGGATTGAGAGGGAGTATGATGAGCAGTTCCATAGATCAAGAGATTATGCAGCTGAGATTATGACATCAAACCCGAATTCACATGTAGAGTTCGAGTGTATTACGAACGATGAAGGGAAGGACATGTTCAACAggttctatgtttgttttgacaACATTAGAAGAACATGGATGGCGCCTTGTAGGCCGATCATAGGAATTGATGGTTGCTTTTTGAAGAATAAGATTAAAGGTCAGCTATTGGTAGCTTTAGGCAGGGATGCAAACAATGGTATATATCCAATAGCATGGGGAGTTGTCAAG GGATTGATCAAAGTTGTTTCTGAGGAGTTACCAAAGATAGAGCATCAGATGTGTGTTCAACACATCTTCGGGAACTTGAAAAATGTTCATGGAAATAAATCTCGATTGAAGCCACTACTATGGGATTTGGCATGGTCTTACAATGAGACAGAGTATATGCGGCATTTAGAGAGGATATTTGCTTATGATTCTCGCGTTTACAGTGATGTAATGAGGACAAATCCAAAGAGTTGGTGTAGAGCATTCCACAAGGTTGGTAATTACTGCGAAGATGTCGACAATAACCCGACTGAGTCATTTGACAGCTCCATCAACAAGGCAAGAGAGAAGCCTTTTGTTGCCATGTTAGAGGCAATAAGACGACTGGCCATGGTGCGAATTGCAAAGAGGTCTGCCCTATCTAATTCTCACAcag GGATCTGTACTCCATATGTTGTTAAGTTTNCTAACAATATAacactcatcatcttcttatttCATGATTTGGCTTCACCTAAANGTCTACGGCTAAGGTATCAATAA
- the LOC104701643 gene encoding CLAVATA3/ESR (CLE)-related protein 26-like has product MRNHRSLRLQLLIRTLFTVGLVTLIMIDAFVLQNNNETDKTKEITTAATMNNSDSNAASFIHAKEIQQEHDEDRSRHGDLSYVVSKRKVPRGPDPIHNRRARNSRRPPGRA; this is encoded by the exons ATGCGAAATCACCGTTCCCTTCGTCTCCAACTGTTGATCCGTACGCTATTTACGGTCGGTTTAGTCACTCTTATTATGATCGATGCGTTTGTATTACAAAACAACAACGAGAccgacaaaacaaaagagattacTACAGCTGCGACAATGAACAACTCTGATTCCAATGCGGCGTCCTTTATACACGCCAAGGAAATACAACAAGAACATGACGAAGATAGATCAAGACACGGCGATCTTAGCTACGTTGTCAGCAAAAGAAAAGTGCCTCGTGGACCCGATCCTATACACAACAG GAGAGCAAGGAACTCAAGACGACCACCGGGGAGAGCATAA